In Leptospira langatensis, a genomic segment contains:
- a CDS encoding heme/hemin ABC transporter substrate-binding protein, protein MKYRFLVLLSLFLSSYGIYGEEQPIRIVTLNGTVTEIVFALGKGNLVVGDDTSSLYPPQATKLPKVGYQRALSTEGILSLKPNLILGLEYAGPPEVIDQLKSAGLRVILLPGIPTIEQTLQNILSIGKEIGAEADAKKLTKEIRKQANLVSAKVSRLGSKPKVLFVYHRGTNLAQVSGTETPADEMIRLSGGINAITGFKGFKPITPEAVISSQPDVILIPSRGLEGLGGISGVLSLPGLKETPAGKNARVIAIDDLVLLGFGPRLGQGMEELYNNLHGKTSGKKP, encoded by the coding sequence ATGAAATACCGTTTTTTAGTCCTTCTATCCCTCTTTCTTTCTTCCTACGGGATCTATGGAGAAGAACAACCGATCCGAATTGTCACTCTGAATGGCACAGTAACGGAGATCGTATTCGCCTTAGGAAAAGGGAATTTGGTCGTAGGAGACGATACTTCTTCTCTTTATCCTCCTCAGGCAACCAAGCTTCCCAAAGTAGGATACCAGAGAGCTCTTTCCACAGAAGGGATCCTTTCCTTAAAACCGAATTTGATCTTGGGCCTGGAATATGCAGGACCTCCGGAAGTCATCGATCAACTCAAGAGCGCAGGCTTAAGAGTGATCCTCCTGCCAGGGATTCCCACGATAGAACAAACCTTGCAAAACATTCTCTCTATCGGTAAAGAGATCGGGGCCGAAGCGGACGCAAAGAAGCTTACGAAAGAGATCCGTAAACAAGCAAATCTTGTCTCCGCAAAAGTCTCACGTCTCGGATCCAAGCCTAAAGTATTATTCGTTTATCATCGAGGCACGAATCTCGCACAAGTATCCGGAACGGAAACGCCGGCGGACGAAATGATCCGACTCTCCGGGGGAATAAACGCCATCACCGGGTTCAAAGGATTCAAACCCATCACTCCGGAAGCGGTCATCTCTTCTCAACCGGATGTGATCCTCATCCCAAGTAGAGGATTGGAAGGCTTAGGTGGGATCTCAGGAGTTCTTTCTCTTCCTGGTCTCAAAGAAACTCCCGCAGGCAAAAATGCACGAGTGATAGCTATTGACGATCTGGTGCTATTAGGCTTCGGACCAAGACTCGGACAAGGAATGGAAGAATTGTACAACAACTTACACGGTAAGACTTCGGGAAAGAAACCTTGA
- a CDS encoding TonB-dependent receptor plug domain-containing protein, translating to MRRIPNSSPSRILYLLLFSILCLSGVPLFAETDMVPEKTTDEKQEKEKQKGSSDSNTASETINGNGTANDKGSIITITGTRRKGLLKDSTITTEVITRKDIDAMGARDLSNTLGNVPGIEVRPAQAGERGATVRLQGLSGQNVLILVDGQRTTGRFSGSIDLTRFKAEDIERIEIVKGASSALYGSDAIAGVINIVTKDQKEPYSSNFRTFAGGGNPLYYGTGLEFRNYASVGVRKGIVSTQFTAGWHRGDGYDLTPDATLGPKNGRIESLSPNYSPFPTNMPLSTKILIAKKHLPYTPPLESTSGSAFEDLNVSNKTTFDISEALKVGFQFYYRYLNQSAVDASLPNTVYDRSNKTHDFMGALNADWELTKNLNLNVNANYARFFDTYTLDQRQSDALDKREKLDNAVTEFRTRLDHKISEGHVISYGAETLIDQLSSARIAPDCKRNFPYVCVDDLLGISDTYQTRNGYAERQRTAFYVQDEWRISNAPRIQIVPGLRSDHDSIYGGQTLPKLAVRLDVTDKFKIRAANGLGYRAPSFQDLYYNFINPGVGYRVAGNPDLKPELSRSYNIGGEWEPNRRFWFSFNFFYNNVDNLIGFRTNPNRDASGLIIYSTSNFQKALSKGFESSFTIRVHQNISLGGGYTYTDTKDELTDLPLEGRGYHRWNANIRLDHPSSGFSFSLFAVVFGKQPYYCQKNPLWCDPQLSSDYSAITSLLQANTNHLIQDLFGSIPQGIQDYCTERNLSYCTSAPTYGVRMVNPHTNLNIRVSQKILGAFEFFAGVDNLLDTFDLTYNPQKPRFYYVGIDGKFSGMDPSVAYSK from the coding sequence ATGAGGAGGATCCCGAATTCTTCTCCTTCCAGAATTCTTTACTTACTTCTATTTTCTATTCTTTGTCTCTCGGGAGTTCCCTTATTCGCAGAAACGGACATGGTTCCCGAAAAGACAACGGACGAAAAGCAAGAGAAGGAAAAACAAAAAGGAAGCTCGGACTCGAACACTGCTTCCGAGACAATCAACGGGAATGGAACTGCTAATGATAAGGGCTCCATTATCACGATCACAGGCACTAGAAGAAAAGGCCTTCTGAAAGATTCTACCATCACCACTGAGGTAATCACTCGGAAGGACATAGATGCCATGGGAGCCCGAGATCTTTCTAATACTTTAGGGAATGTTCCTGGGATCGAAGTACGTCCTGCGCAGGCAGGAGAAAGAGGAGCGACTGTTCGACTCCAAGGTCTTTCCGGACAAAACGTTCTGATCCTAGTGGATGGGCAAAGGACAACAGGAAGATTCAGCGGCTCCATCGACCTGACTCGTTTCAAAGCGGAAGATATAGAAAGGATCGAGATCGTTAAAGGAGCCTCCTCTGCATTGTACGGTTCGGATGCGATTGCCGGCGTGATCAATATCGTCACTAAGGACCAGAAGGAGCCCTACTCTTCCAATTTCAGAACATTCGCAGGCGGGGGCAACCCTCTCTATTACGGAACAGGATTAGAGTTCAGGAATTATGCGAGCGTAGGAGTTCGAAAAGGGATCGTATCCACTCAATTCACAGCGGGCTGGCATAGAGGAGACGGGTATGATCTTACTCCGGACGCGACCTTAGGTCCGAAGAACGGAAGAATAGAAAGTCTCTCTCCGAATTATTCTCCCTTCCCTACGAATATGCCTCTTTCCACAAAGATACTCATCGCAAAGAAGCATCTGCCTTACACTCCTCCTCTGGAATCCACATCCGGTAGTGCATTCGAGGATCTGAACGTTTCCAACAAGACCACATTCGATATCAGTGAGGCTTTGAAGGTCGGATTCCAATTCTATTATAGATATTTAAACCAAAGCGCAGTGGATGCTTCTCTTCCTAATACGGTGTACGACAGAAGCAATAAGACCCATGATTTCATGGGGGCCTTGAACGCGGATTGGGAACTGACTAAGAACTTAAACCTAAACGTAAATGCAAACTATGCCCGCTTCTTCGATACGTATACCTTGGATCAAAGACAGTCCGACGCATTGGACAAAAGGGAGAAGCTAGATAACGCAGTTACCGAATTTCGCACTCGCTTGGACCACAAGATCTCCGAAGGACATGTGATCTCTTACGGAGCGGAAACACTGATCGACCAACTTTCTTCTGCTAGGATAGCACCGGATTGTAAACGCAATTTTCCATACGTATGCGTGGATGATCTATTAGGAATTTCCGACACATACCAAACCAGGAACGGTTATGCGGAAAGACAAAGGACCGCTTTCTATGTTCAGGATGAATGGAGAATTTCCAATGCTCCTAGGATACAAATCGTTCCCGGACTTCGTTCCGATCATGATTCCATTTATGGCGGACAAACCCTTCCCAAGCTAGCGGTCCGTTTGGATGTAACGGACAAATTCAAGATCCGAGCCGCCAACGGTTTAGGATACAGAGCTCCCAGCTTTCAGGACCTATATTATAATTTTATAAATCCAGGAGTAGGATACAGAGTCGCCGGAAATCCCGATCTTAAGCCGGAACTTTCTCGTAGTTATAATATAGGAGGAGAATGGGAGCCAAACCGGAGGTTTTGGTTCAGTTTCAATTTCTTCTATAATAATGTAGATAACCTCATCGGATTTAGGACCAATCCGAATCGAGACGCCTCCGGGTTGATCATTTATTCCACTTCCAATTTCCAAAAGGCTCTCAGTAAGGGTTTCGAATCTTCCTTCACTATAAGAGTGCACCAGAATATTTCCTTAGGAGGCGGATATACTTACACCGATACCAAGGACGAACTCACGGACCTTCCTTTAGAAGGAAGAGGTTATCACAGATGGAATGCGAATATCCGATTGGATCATCCTTCCAGCGGATTTAGTTTTTCTCTATTTGCGGTCGTATTCGGCAAGCAACCCTACTATTGCCAGAAGAATCCTCTTTGGTGCGACCCTCAACTTTCCTCGGACTACTCTGCGATCACAAGTCTCCTGCAGGCGAATACGAATCATCTCATCCAGGATCTGTTCGGGTCCATTCCCCAAGGCATCCAAGATTATTGCACGGAGAGAAATCTTTCCTATTGCACTAGTGCTCCAACCTATGGCGTACGGATGGTGAACCCTCATACCAATCTGAATATCCGAGTTTCTCAGAAGATACTAGGCGCATTCGAGTTCTTCGCGGGTGTGGACAATCTACTCGATACATTCGATCTCACGTATAACCCTCAAAAGCCCAGGTTCTATTATGTGGGCATAGACGGAAAGTTTAGCGGGATGGACCCCTCAGTAGCCTATTCCAAATAA
- a CDS encoding HmuY family protein translates to MKSIYSIIIIIIGVSLTFCGGPNNGGDDALSLLAASSEPVDPCLGYTGSSNTTGSSTRSTEVNASSESCWVYVDLKAGGGIVGKSGSWDMKFKRFVIGTNSGTSGSGSGGSCFNASNASLDDVNSSGCTLELDKEMTQTGGGGFGNADENASPSFWDWYDYDSVTHILTPKTRYYLVRASDGSTYFAVKMTGYYATVGGTSGYPQLQWKTVL, encoded by the coding sequence ATGAAATCAATATATTCTATTATTATAATTATTATAGGAGTGTCCCTGACGTTCTGCGGTGGACCAAACAACGGAGGGGACGACGCTCTTTCTCTTTTGGCAGCTTCTTCCGAACCTGTGGATCCTTGCCTTGGATACACCGGAAGTTCTAACACTACGGGTTCTTCAACAAGATCCACTGAAGTAAATGCGAGTTCCGAATCCTGTTGGGTCTATGTGGATCTAAAGGCCGGAGGAGGAATAGTCGGTAAATCCGGTTCTTGGGACATGAAGTTCAAACGCTTCGTGATCGGAACAAATAGTGGCACAAGCGGTTCCGGATCGGGAGGTTCCTGTTTCAATGCAAGCAATGCATCCTTGGACGACGTAAACTCTTCCGGCTGCACCTTGGAATTGGACAAGGAAATGACCCAAACCGGAGGAGGAGGCTTCGGGAATGCGGATGAGAATGCGAGTCCTTCTTTCTGGGATTGGTACGATTATGATTCCGTCACACATATCCTGACTCCTAAGACACGTTATTATTTAGTCAGAGCCTCCGATGGTTCTACCTACTTTGCTGTGAAGATGACCGGCTACTATGCGACTGTAGGAGGGACCAGCGGTTATCCTCAGCTCCAATGGAAGACTGTTCTATGA
- a CDS encoding host attachment protein, whose translation MKKKWVVVANRSEAKIFEYQGPTNGLKLVQSMENPEGRLRNSELVTGAGQASRSDFDFFHEPKKRVAAAFAGKLCDFVNMERKKDSFSNFILVSEPGFMGMILGKLDDKSREKIYHKMPKDIVHERESTLMNHLKTVLM comes from the coding sequence ATGAAGAAAAAATGGGTGGTGGTTGCGAACCGGAGTGAAGCCAAGATTTTCGAATACCAAGGGCCGACAAACGGATTGAAGCTAGTGCAATCCATGGAAAATCCGGAAGGAAGACTTCGGAATTCCGAGTTAGTCACTGGAGCAGGGCAGGCCTCCAGATCTGATTTTGATTTTTTTCACGAACCGAAGAAGAGAGTGGCGGCGGCATTTGCAGGTAAGCTCTGCGATTTCGTAAACATGGAAAGGAAGAAGGATTCCTTCTCCAATTTCATCCTGGTTTCCGAGCCGGGCTTTATGGGAATGATCCTAGGCAAACTGGATGATAAGTCCCGAGAAAAGATCTATCATAAGATGCCCAAGGACATAGTGCACGAAAGAGAATCTACGCTCATGAATCATCTCAAAACAGTTTTGATGTGA
- a CDS encoding glycerol kinase 5, producing MAASKDKYVLSIDSGGSGIRAILFDKKGKIVSRQYEKTPPIIAEPGALEHDAEKLWQALLSILKKTFRNKKFHPSNIDSIGICNQRGSFLLWEKETGKPLTKLISWADVRASKTSEEMNSNKIWKIIQFISRILGGITNNPMLVATYLLKFTTDHASVRLKWVYDLHPELRKRSKKGEILFGTLDTWFVYKLTKGKEHLSDPSNATVTGMFNPFQLQWNAPLCGIFGIPTKIFPNVKDTAADFGSTDPSLFGGVAIPIRSVVGDQMAALFGHACFEKGGVKISQGSGAFVDMNMGDKPKISKRGLFPLVAWRLNGKPTYMLEGFTGTVGTLIDWLGKGIGLSDTPKVLNELASQTQDTEGVIFVPTASGMRFPHFNPNAKASVFGLSLATHRRHVARAVLEGIALSLFDILEGIKKDTNVPVSSIMVDGGVSQSDILLQCLADFCQVDVKRAPEPDMTATGAAYLAGLGSGFWKTKEELRSLEKGYKVFKPKMDAERRKEKLDRWHRAVQSTLRID from the coding sequence ATGGCTGCCAGCAAAGACAAATACGTACTATCCATTGATAGCGGAGGAAGTGGGATCCGCGCCATCTTATTCGATAAGAAGGGTAAGATCGTTTCTCGCCAGTACGAAAAGACCCCGCCTATCATAGCCGAGCCCGGGGCTCTGGAGCATGATGCGGAGAAACTATGGCAGGCCCTTCTCTCTATTCTAAAGAAAACATTCCGCAACAAGAAATTCCATCCTTCTAATATAGATTCGATCGGGATCTGCAACCAGAGAGGATCTTTTCTTCTTTGGGAAAAAGAGACAGGCAAGCCTTTGACCAAGCTCATTAGTTGGGCTGATGTACGAGCGAGCAAGACCTCCGAAGAAATGAACTCCAATAAGATATGGAAGATCATCCAATTCATCTCCAGGATATTAGGTGGGATTACGAACAATCCGATGCTCGTGGCAACGTACTTGCTCAAGTTCACCACGGACCATGCCTCTGTTCGGTTGAAATGGGTATATGATCTTCATCCTGAATTGCGAAAGAGATCCAAGAAGGGAGAAATACTTTTCGGAACTCTGGACACTTGGTTCGTTTATAAGCTCACTAAAGGGAAGGAACATTTAAGCGATCCTTCGAATGCGACTGTGACCGGCATGTTCAATCCGTTCCAGTTGCAGTGGAACGCTCCTCTTTGTGGGATCTTTGGGATCCCTACTAAGATCTTCCCGAATGTAAAGGATACCGCCGCAGATTTCGGCTCCACGGATCCTTCTCTATTTGGAGGGGTCGCTATTCCGATCCGCTCCGTGGTAGGAGATCAAATGGCCGCGTTATTCGGTCATGCTTGCTTTGAGAAGGGCGGGGTCAAGATCTCCCAAGGCTCCGGTGCCTTTGTCGACATGAATATGGGAGATAAGCCTAAGATCTCTAAGAGAGGGCTCTTTCCACTTGTGGCTTGGAGGTTGAACGGAAAACCGACGTATATGTTAGAAGGGTTTACGGGCACCGTTGGAACTCTTATCGATTGGTTGGGCAAGGGAATAGGTCTTTCCGACACACCGAAGGTACTGAACGAATTAGCGTCTCAGACCCAAGACACGGAAGGCGTGATCTTTGTTCCTACCGCCTCCGGAATGAGATTCCCCCATTTCAATCCGAACGCAAAGGCTTCGGTATTCGGACTTTCCCTTGCTACTCATAGAAGACATGTCGCTCGCGCTGTCCTCGAAGGGATCGCATTATCCTTATTTGATATTCTAGAAGGAATTAAGAAGGATACGAACGTTCCTGTCAGTTCCATCATGGTGGATGGAGGAGTTTCCCAGTCCGATATACTTCTGCAATGCCTGGCCGATTTCTGTCAGGTAGATGTGAAGAGGGCTCCAGAGCCGGACATGACTGCTACAGGGGCCGCGTATCTTGCCGGACTCGGTTCCGGTTTTTGGAAAACCAAAGAAGAACTTAGGAGCTTAGAAAAAGGATACAAGGTATTTAAGCCTAAGATGGACGCAGAGCGTAGAAAGGAAAAGCTGGATCGCTGGCATAGAGCCGTCCAATCCACTCTTAGGATAGATTAA
- a CDS encoding alpha/beta fold hydrolase has translation MIAILKNRRGPFYLITTFFAIVFFAIFASSLAILFSLFLIAILISYPVLLDWISRLYGQEDIADEVHYAKTKDGWNIALHRHIPPIPNPSLAPVIVVHGIATNKYVIDLDKRHSLPYYLKLRGYEVFAVSLRGAGASYHESRGGYEDFTFDDLVKYDVPAILSKVLSITDSKRANWVGHSMGAMILYSYLGIATKKEKEKVASFVSIGGPGNLNHLGLSLIGLLSRFPRARKVLDLKFGASMLAPLAGEIYTPIDEILYNPKATRPKTVKKVMKNAIENISEGLIEQFMSWIETKKMSSLNGFHDYIELQKEITVPSLFIAGAKDAIATPETVKFVYDRAGAKHKKFLIISKEEGATEDYGHGCLILGEKAEDDVFPKVESFLREFGTSKKLSWFGQIERKIRKKVGLRTT, from the coding sequence GTGATCGCGATCCTTAAAAATAGAAGAGGTCCCTTCTACTTAATTACGACCTTCTTCGCAATCGTGTTTTTCGCAATATTCGCCTCCTCTCTCGCCATTCTATTCTCTCTCTTTCTGATCGCGATCCTGATCTCCTATCCGGTACTTCTGGACTGGATCTCTCGGTTGTACGGACAAGAGGATATCGCTGACGAAGTGCATTATGCAAAGACCAAGGATGGATGGAATATAGCATTGCATCGGCATATTCCCCCCATACCGAACCCTAGTCTTGCTCCTGTGATCGTAGTGCATGGGATCGCAACGAACAAGTATGTCATCGATCTGGACAAGAGGCATTCCCTTCCGTATTACTTAAAGCTGAGGGGATATGAGGTATTCGCCGTTTCCTTGAGAGGTGCGGGAGCTTCTTATCACGAGAGCAGGGGAGGATACGAGGATTTTACTTTCGACGATTTAGTAAAATATGATGTTCCTGCCATTCTCTCCAAGGTCCTTTCGATCACGGATAGCAAGAGAGCGAATTGGGTCGGGCATTCCATGGGAGCCATGATACTCTATTCGTATCTGGGAATTGCTACTAAAAAGGAAAAGGAGAAGGTTGCTTCTTTTGTTTCCATTGGAGGTCCCGGGAACCTGAATCATTTGGGCTTAAGCCTGATCGGACTTCTTTCCAGATTTCCAAGAGCAAGAAAAGTCTTGGATCTGAAATTCGGAGCGTCGATGCTTGCGCCTCTCGCCGGAGAAATATATACTCCTATCGACGAGATCCTATATAATCCGAAGGCGACGAGACCCAAAACGGTCAAGAAGGTCATGAAGAACGCGATAGAGAATATCAGCGAAGGACTGATAGAACAATTCATGTCTTGGATAGAGACCAAGAAGATGAGTTCTCTCAACGGTTTTCACGATTATATAGAATTACAAAAAGAGATCACTGTTCCTAGTCTATTCATTGCAGGAGCAAAGGATGCGATCGCGACTCCTGAGACGGTCAAGTTCGTATACGATAGAGCGGGTGCAAAACATAAGAAATTTCTAATCATCTCCAAGGAAGAAGGAGCCACCGAAGACTATGGACATGGCTGTTTGATCCTGGGAGAGAAGGCCGAAGACGATGTATTTCCTAAGGTGGAGTCTTTCTTAAGAGAGTTCGGAACCTCTAAAAAACTGAGTTGGTTCGGACAAATAGAGAGAAAAATCCGCAAGAAAGTCGGCCTGAGAACGACATAA
- a CDS encoding SpoIIE family protein phosphatase produces MIELKFGQRKVVNFRGARKVVGGLTEKNKIDILLYISKEFANADKEEELYDIVISLCKDIFECDNTTLRMWKDNLLVPSRFFKETIPPRRNLSQDEGYSGFTFKTRMPLLIQDLSHHVEYIDEGETTRAVMCVPIMYKEDCLGTIAVESDTEFFYREDDLEILEALGSQLALAITSVRLIQGLVQANEREAQILKQLEWDMRMGRNVQSQIVETVIAPWNGLHFGTYYEPMTEVSGDYFNVVRQGNSITAIIVDVSGHGIPAALVTMSIHYQFQRCTALGMGLSETMAELGESVRPQLPDGTYFTAFILKVYSDYTYSYVNAAHQKMLHYHNGTGRIEELDTQGVPLGIFEVERSNFEEKHGKILPGDILFLPTDGIVEQKNDQRQELGNQRFIEWIRQEKATIEEQRDKIYVSDLVGSLIGRFKRYKGDIRNGDDVSLLALQCNPELGKAKTLLSLAKSAAKAKKDQVAYDKALEVFSMDESLKDSLVLLGKMYYRDRNFEKSVQFLEKYLRTSGEESEHIHYLLGRAYYELDNIPEAKRALKRSLAIDHTYAKSSLRLARCYLKDNETPKAIKVLQQGIKSAPTNEYLKISLKKLEELVRRKTAEVGAEQRKEAV; encoded by the coding sequence ATGATAGAGCTAAAATTCGGGCAAAGAAAGGTGGTGAACTTCCGAGGAGCCAGAAAGGTCGTCGGAGGATTAACAGAGAAGAATAAGATCGATATTCTTCTTTATATCAGCAAGGAGTTTGCGAACGCAGACAAGGAAGAAGAACTTTACGATATCGTAATTAGCCTTTGCAAAGATATCTTCGAATGCGATAATACTACTCTCAGAATGTGGAAGGACAATCTTCTGGTTCCTTCCCGGTTTTTTAAAGAGACGATTCCTCCTCGTAGGAACCTAAGCCAAGATGAAGGGTATTCCGGGTTTACATTTAAGACCCGCATGCCTCTTCTCATCCAAGACCTTAGCCATCATGTGGAATATATTGACGAAGGCGAGACCACTCGCGCCGTTATGTGCGTTCCTATTATGTATAAGGAAGACTGCCTAGGTACGATCGCAGTAGAATCCGATACGGAATTCTTCTATAGAGAAGACGATCTGGAGATCCTGGAGGCGCTCGGTTCTCAACTCGCGCTTGCGATCACAAGCGTGCGACTGATCCAAGGTTTGGTCCAGGCAAATGAAAGAGAGGCCCAGATCTTAAAGCAATTGGAATGGGATATGCGCATGGGTCGCAATGTCCAGAGCCAGATCGTGGAGACCGTGATCGCTCCTTGGAACGGTTTGCATTTCGGTACGTATTATGAACCTATGACCGAGGTTTCCGGAGATTACTTTAATGTAGTCCGCCAGGGAAACTCCATCACCGCGATCATTGTGGATGTTTCCGGTCATGGTATTCCGGCCGCGTTAGTCACTATGTCGATTCACTATCAGTTCCAAAGATGTACCGCTTTGGGTATGGGTCTGTCTGAGACGATGGCGGAACTAGGAGAATCTGTCCGTCCTCAACTTCCGGATGGAACTTACTTCACTGCGTTCATCCTGAAAGTATACAGCGACTATACGTATTCTTATGTGAATGCCGCCCACCAGAAAATGCTGCATTATCATAATGGCACGGGTCGCATTGAAGAACTGGATACGCAGGGAGTTCCATTAGGGATCTTTGAAGTAGAACGAAGCAATTTCGAAGAAAAACACGGTAAGATCCTTCCTGGGGATATTTTATTCCTGCCAACGGATGGGATCGTAGAACAGAAGAACGACCAACGCCAAGAGTTGGGGAACCAACGTTTTATCGAATGGATCCGCCAGGAGAAAGCTACCATCGAAGAACAAAGAGATAAGATCTATGTTTCCGATCTAGTCGGTTCCCTCATCGGAAGGTTCAAGAGATATAAAGGCGATATCCGTAACGGAGACGATGTGTCCCTACTTGCACTGCAATGCAATCCTGAGTTAGGAAAAGCAAAGACCCTTCTTTCTCTCGCGAAGTCCGCGGCAAAAGCCAAGAAGGATCAGGTCGCTTACGACAAGGCCTTGGAGGTATTCTCCATGGACGAGTCTCTCAAGGACAGTCTTGTTCTTCTGGGCAAGATGTATTACAGGGACAGGAACTTCGAGAAAAGCGTTCAATTCTTGGAGAAATACCTCCGCACAAGCGGAGAAGAGTCCGAGCATATCCACTATCTTTTGGGAAGAGCATATTACGAACTCGATAATATTCCCGAAGCCAAGAGAGCGCTGAAACGTTCCTTGGCGATCGATCATACTTATGCCAAGTCCAGCCTAAGACTGGCTAGATGTTACTTGAAAGATAATGAGACGCCTAAGGCGATCAAGGTATTGCAACAAGGGATCAAGAGTGCGCCTACGAACGAATATCTGAAGATCTCTCTCAAGAAATTAGAGGAGCTCGTCAGACGTAAGACCGCAGAAGTCGGTGCCGAACAGAGAAAAGAGGCAGTTTGA
- a CDS encoding ammonium transporter gives MRILALLMLAFVSSGIWAEEAAPVTAEAALDAVGVLRNETNWLWTCIAGFLVFFMQAGFALVEAGFTRAKNTVNILMKNFMDFALGSLAFWLIGFSFMFGPQLIHAVGIGLPSIADSLLIVGGKPDAGKFTFFIFQLVFAGTAATIVSGAMAERTKFVDYVIFSVLITAFVYPLFGSLAWSNLFDPENKGYLVNAGFIDFAGSTVVHSVGGWAGLAGTMVLGPRIGKYQDGKVVPILGHNMTIAALGVFILWLGWFGFNPGSTTSVGGGTFAIIAVTTNFAAAAGAVSSMIVTWILFKKPDIGLTLNGALAGLVAITAPCANVSISSAIIIGLIGGVIVVFSVLFFDKIKIDDPVGAVSVHGVCGAWGTIAAGLFAEEAFGGINGLFFGGGISQLLVQLTGVGIAFVWAFGASAIIFLALKYTIGLRVSEDEEIQGLDILEHGNEAYPISK, from the coding sequence ATGCGTATATTAGCATTACTTATGCTCGCGTTTGTCTCGAGCGGAATTTGGGCCGAAGAAGCTGCACCTGTTACAGCGGAAGCTGCGTTAGATGCAGTTGGGGTCCTGAGGAATGAAACGAACTGGCTATGGACCTGTATTGCAGGCTTCTTAGTATTCTTCATGCAAGCCGGGTTTGCATTGGTAGAAGCTGGGTTCACTAGAGCAAAAAACACAGTAAACATTCTCATGAAGAACTTCATGGACTTTGCACTTGGGTCCTTGGCGTTCTGGTTGATCGGATTTTCCTTTATGTTCGGACCTCAATTGATCCATGCGGTCGGGATTGGACTTCCTTCCATCGCGGATAGTCTATTGATCGTCGGAGGAAAACCGGACGCAGGTAAGTTTACTTTCTTCATCTTTCAGTTGGTGTTTGCAGGAACTGCGGCAACTATCGTTTCCGGAGCGATGGCTGAAAGAACGAAATTCGTGGATTATGTTATCTTCTCCGTGTTAATCACAGCTTTTGTGTATCCTCTCTTCGGGTCTTTGGCTTGGTCGAATCTTTTCGATCCGGAAAACAAAGGTTATCTTGTGAACGCGGGATTCATCGACTTCGCAGGCTCCACTGTAGTCCACTCTGTGGGCGGTTGGGCAGGTCTTGCTGGTACCATGGTTTTAGGACCTCGTATCGGTAAATACCAAGACGGGAAAGTTGTCCCTATTCTTGGCCATAACATGACTATCGCCGCATTAGGTGTTTTCATTCTATGGTTAGGTTGGTTCGGATTTAACCCAGGCTCCACTACTTCCGTAGGTGGAGGGACTTTCGCGATCATCGCTGTTACGACTAACTTCGCAGCGGCAGCTGGTGCGGTCTCTTCAATGATCGTGACATGGATCCTTTTCAAGAAACCGGATATCGGTCTTACTTTGAACGGAGCCCTTGCGGGTCTCGTGGCGATCACTGCCCCTTGCGCAAACGTGAGCATTAGCTCTGCGATCATTATCGGTTTGATCGGAGGGGTTATCGTTGTGTTCAGCGTTTTATTCTTCGATAAGATCAAGATAGACGACCCTGTGGGAGCGGTTTCCGTTCACGGAGTCTGCGGAGCATGGGGAACGATTGCTGCCGGTCTTTTTGCAGAAGAAGCTTTCGGCGGTATTAATGGTCTATTCTTCGGAGGCGGGATCAGTCAACTTCTGGTCCAATTGACCGGAGTAGGGATCGCATTCGTTTGGGCTTTTGGCGCGAGTGCAATCATCTTCCTTGCGTTGAAATATACCATCGGACTGAGAGTATCCGAAGACGAGGAGATCCAAGGTTTGGATATCCTGGAACACGGAAACGAGGCATATCCAATCTCCAAATAA